The Malus domestica chromosome 13, GDT2T_hap1 genome includes a window with the following:
- the LOC114820507 gene encoding VAN3-binding protein-like isoform X1 — MWWSWPAPSSLISFSLAIHGFLLKYPFRSHLLLSCMDSHFTTPTPSESHPETMDFLSLAWCNFAVQAFQPDQQDRSVVLLDDPIVKFESHNKSPYAKLHKMDDADLKPPPWKYNDVKSFIWTQQAMHPELNYNGFLRKKWMSWKMVPFKNMSIKKWLKDIKRRRKEEHRLQRAEVHAAISMAGVAAALAAIAAEKSENDESSTAKEAAVASAAALVAAQCAKVAEAMGARKEQLSSVIGSAMNSTSASDILTLSAAATTSLKGAATLKERTGCCNKRLNGTAPVMPAEDNPEEVDFDFEKYRSMLATGAQLTTETPDGKYTVRWVSVIINNEAKVLVQMRKLGLLKRKKECIILDMHAELYKDSEAGENGTGYLIVLTTSKGTIKLDMEADYQRYKTWATTINHMLLVSTSFTKYHLQYYKN, encoded by the exons ATGTGGTGGTCCTGGCCAGCTCCATCAAGCCTAATTTCCTTCAGCTTAGCCATTCATGGTTTTCTTTTAAAG TACCCTTTTAGGtcccatttgctgctgagttgCATGGATTCACATTTCACTACTCCAACTCCTTCGGAGTCGCATCCTGAGACAATGGATTTTCTTTCCCTTGCATGGTGCAACTTTGCAGTGCAAGCTTTTCAACCAGACCAACAAGATCGATCCGTGGTTCTACTTGACGATCCAATTGTGAAGTTTGAGAGCCACAACAAGAGTCCTTACGCT AAGCTACACAAGATGGATGATGCAGATCTCAAGCCTCCACCTTGGAAATACAATGACGTGAAG tcGTTTATATGGACGCAACAAGCCATGCATCCAGAATTGAACTACAACGGCTTTTTACGGAAGAAATGG ATGTCATGGAAGATGGTGCCATTTAAGAATATGTCGATCAAGAAATGGCTTAAAGACATTAAGCGAAGGCGGAAAGAGGAGCACAGGCTGCAAAGAGCTGAAGTCCATGCAGCAATATCAATGGCGGGTGTAGCAGCTGCCCTTGCTGCTATTGCAGCtgaaaaatcagaaaatgatgAGTCAAGCACTGCCAAGGAAGCTGCAGTCGCTTCTGCAGCCGCTCTAGTGGCGGCCCAGTGTGCAAAAGTTGCAGAAGCAATGGGGGCAAGGAAGGAGCAACTCAGCAGTGTAATAGGTTCAGCCATGAATAGCACAAGTGCAAGTGACATCTTAACTCTATCAGCGGCAGCTACAACAT CATTGAAGGGAGCAGCGACATTGAAAGAAAGAACAGGATGCTGCAACAAAAGACTAAATGGAACTGCACCTGTGATGCCTGCCGAGGATAACCCTGAGGAGGTTGATTTCGACTTTGAGAAGTATAGATCAATGCTTGCAACAGGTGCCCAGCTCACCACTGAAACACCAGACG GGAAGTACACGGTTAGATGGGTGTCTGTCATCATCAACAATGAAGCCAAG GTTCTTGTTCAAATGAGGAAGCTCGGTCTgttgaaaagaaagaaggaat GTATCATACTGGACATGCATGCGGAGCTGTATAAAGATTCAGAAGCCGGTGAGAATGGTACAGGTTATCTCATCGTGTTAACGACGAGTAAGGGGACAATCAAGCTGGACATGGAAGCCGACTATCAGCGGTACAAGACATGGGCGACGACCATTAACCATATGCTCTTGGTCTCTACTTCGTTTACGAAATATCATCTTCAATACTACAAGAACTAG
- the LOC114820507 gene encoding VAN3-binding protein-like isoform X2: protein MDSHFTTPTPSESHPETMDFLSLAWCNFAVQAFQPDQQDRSVVLLDDPIVKFESHNKSPYAKLHKMDDADLKPPPWKYNDVKSFIWTQQAMHPELNYNGFLRKKWMSWKMVPFKNMSIKKWLKDIKRRRKEEHRLQRAEVHAAISMAGVAAALAAIAAEKSENDESSTAKEAAVASAAALVAAQCAKVAEAMGARKEQLSSVIGSAMNSTSASDILTLSAAATTSLKGAATLKERTGCCNKRLNGTAPVMPAEDNPEEVDFDFEKYRSMLATGAQLTTETPDGKYTVRWVSVIINNEAKVLVQMRKLGLLKRKKECIILDMHAELYKDSEAGENGTGYLIVLTTSKGTIKLDMEADYQRYKTWATTINHMLLVSTSFTKYHLQYYKN from the exons ATGGATTCACATTTCACTACTCCAACTCCTTCGGAGTCGCATCCTGAGACAATGGATTTTCTTTCCCTTGCATGGTGCAACTTTGCAGTGCAAGCTTTTCAACCAGACCAACAAGATCGATCCGTGGTTCTACTTGACGATCCAATTGTGAAGTTTGAGAGCCACAACAAGAGTCCTTACGCT AAGCTACACAAGATGGATGATGCAGATCTCAAGCCTCCACCTTGGAAATACAATGACGTGAAG tcGTTTATATGGACGCAACAAGCCATGCATCCAGAATTGAACTACAACGGCTTTTTACGGAAGAAATGG ATGTCATGGAAGATGGTGCCATTTAAGAATATGTCGATCAAGAAATGGCTTAAAGACATTAAGCGAAGGCGGAAAGAGGAGCACAGGCTGCAAAGAGCTGAAGTCCATGCAGCAATATCAATGGCGGGTGTAGCAGCTGCCCTTGCTGCTATTGCAGCtgaaaaatcagaaaatgatgAGTCAAGCACTGCCAAGGAAGCTGCAGTCGCTTCTGCAGCCGCTCTAGTGGCGGCCCAGTGTGCAAAAGTTGCAGAAGCAATGGGGGCAAGGAAGGAGCAACTCAGCAGTGTAATAGGTTCAGCCATGAATAGCACAAGTGCAAGTGACATCTTAACTCTATCAGCGGCAGCTACAACAT CATTGAAGGGAGCAGCGACATTGAAAGAAAGAACAGGATGCTGCAACAAAAGACTAAATGGAACTGCACCTGTGATGCCTGCCGAGGATAACCCTGAGGAGGTTGATTTCGACTTTGAGAAGTATAGATCAATGCTTGCAACAGGTGCCCAGCTCACCACTGAAACACCAGACG GGAAGTACACGGTTAGATGGGTGTCTGTCATCATCAACAATGAAGCCAAG GTTCTTGTTCAAATGAGGAAGCTCGGTCTgttgaaaagaaagaaggaat GTATCATACTGGACATGCATGCGGAGCTGTATAAAGATTCAGAAGCCGGTGAGAATGGTACAGGTTATCTCATCGTGTTAACGACGAGTAAGGGGACAATCAAGCTGGACATGGAAGCCGACTATCAGCGGTACAAGACATGGGCGACGACCATTAACCATATGCTCTTGGTCTCTACTTCGTTTACGAAATATCATCTTCAATACTACAAGAACTAG